From the genome of Geothrix sp. 21YS21S-4, one region includes:
- the murC gene encoding UDP-N-acetylmuramate--L-alanine ligase, with protein MFGKIQHIHFVGIGGIGMSGIAEVLANLGYHVSGSDLKESAVTQRLRGLGITVHLGHRGDAVQGAQVVVISSAVKGDNPEVVAALAAKVPVIPRGEMLAELMRMKYGVAVAGSHGKTTTTSMVAQVLSQGGIDPTIVIGGKLGAIGSNAKLGKGPFLVAEADESDGSFLMLNPTLAAITNIDREHLDHYRDLEEIQDAFVAFANKVPFYGSVFLCMDDPHAAAVRPRMKRQVHTYGTHPQVDIRARDIRQEGFRTHFRVSAYGEDLGAFSLGVPGHHMVLNALAAIGIALELNVEPEVIRASLASFTGADRRFHLKGEKGGVLVVDDYGHHPTEIAATLAAARAGFPERRLVAAFQPHRYSRTKALLEEFGTAFFEADSVVITDIYPAGEPPVYGIDGAAVAAALRAHGQKEVHLAGRVEDLPQVLKKLTRSGDLLITFGAGSITHAGPAFLDLA; from the coding sequence GTGTTCGGCAAGATCCAGCACATCCATTTCGTGGGCATCGGCGGCATCGGCATGTCGGGAATCGCCGAAGTCCTGGCCAACTTGGGCTACCACGTCTCCGGCTCGGACCTGAAGGAGAGCGCCGTCACGCAGCGGCTGCGCGGCCTGGGGATCACCGTCCACCTGGGCCATCGCGGCGACGCCGTGCAGGGGGCGCAGGTGGTAGTCATCTCGTCGGCCGTCAAGGGCGACAATCCCGAGGTGGTGGCGGCCCTGGCGGCCAAGGTGCCCGTGATTCCCCGCGGGGAGATGCTGGCCGAGCTGATGCGGATGAAGTACGGCGTGGCCGTGGCGGGCTCCCACGGCAAGACCACCACCACCAGCATGGTGGCCCAGGTCCTCAGCCAGGGCGGGATCGATCCCACCATCGTGATCGGCGGGAAGCTGGGCGCCATCGGCAGCAACGCCAAGCTCGGGAAGGGCCCCTTCCTGGTGGCCGAGGCCGACGAGAGCGACGGCAGCTTCCTGATGCTGAACCCGACGCTGGCGGCCATCACCAACATCGACCGCGAGCACCTGGACCACTACCGCGACCTGGAGGAGATCCAGGACGCCTTCGTGGCCTTCGCCAACAAGGTGCCCTTCTACGGCTCCGTCTTCCTGTGCATGGACGATCCCCACGCCGCCGCCGTCCGGCCGCGGATGAAGCGCCAGGTTCACACCTACGGCACCCATCCCCAGGTGGACATCCGCGCGCGGGACATCCGCCAGGAGGGCTTCCGCACCCACTTCCGCGTGAGCGCCTACGGCGAGGATCTGGGCGCCTTCAGCCTGGGCGTGCCGGGCCACCACATGGTGCTGAACGCCCTGGCGGCCATCGGGATCGCCCTGGAACTGAACGTGGAACCGGAGGTCATCCGCGCCAGCCTCGCCAGCTTCACCGGCGCGGACCGCCGCTTCCACCTCAAGGGCGAGAAGGGCGGCGTCCTGGTGGTGGACGACTACGGCCACCACCCCACCGAGATCGCCGCGACCCTGGCCGCGGCCCGCGCCGGCTTCCCCGAGCGCCGCCTGGTAGCGGCCTTCCAGCCCCACCGCTACAGCCGCACCAAAGCCCTCCTGGAGGAGTTCGGAACGGCGTTCTTCGAGGCGGATTCCGTGGTGATCACGGACATCTACCCCGCGGGCGAGCCGCCGGTGTACGGCATCGACGGCGCGGCCGTGGCGGCGGCGCTGCGGGCCCACGGTCAGAAGGAAGTCCACCTCGCGGGGCGCGTGGAGGACCTGCCCCAGGTCCTCAAGAAGCTCACCCGCAGCGGCGATCTGCTGATCACGTTCGGCGCCGGATCCATCACCCACGCCGGTCCCGCGTTCCTGGACCTGGCTTGA
- a CDS encoding diacylglycerol kinase family protein produces the protein MKLPLLFNPASGPIPKDPDALLRVLPNELRERVEPMAFGPPWDFEPAVAQALRAEGPLLVWGGDGTLHHAAKALIARGCPVPLGAVPGGSGNGLARGLRTPLEPAGALRRLLEGRELRVDLPRLDGEPFLNVCGTGFEAAVAHRFGALPARGFRTYAQACWQLWRGWDATDLTWEAEVAPVPAPATRGERLRAAFHGPQPELPPSAWSLCFANLPTHGSGLWLAPGADPTDGALQWAALARPGWMDLLAEVPDLFRETGRTALRREGRIRHAVLRLERPLPWHLDGEPAGERDRAELTVEPRAFRMQVTGACPWT, from the coding sequence ATGAAGCTTCCGCTCCTGTTCAATCCCGCCTCCGGTCCCATCCCCAAGGATCCGGACGCCCTCCTCCGGGTCCTGCCCAACGAGCTGCGGGAGCGGGTGGAACCGATGGCGTTCGGCCCGCCTTGGGACTTCGAGCCCGCCGTCGCCCAGGCCCTTCGCGCGGAGGGTCCCCTGCTGGTGTGGGGCGGCGACGGCACCCTTCATCACGCCGCCAAGGCCCTGATCGCCCGGGGCTGCCCCGTTCCCCTGGGCGCCGTGCCGGGAGGCAGCGGCAACGGCCTTGCGCGCGGGCTGCGCACGCCCCTGGAACCCGCGGGGGCCCTGCGCCGCCTGCTGGAGGGGCGCGAACTCCGCGTGGACCTGCCGCGCCTGGACGGCGAGCCCTTCCTGAATGTGTGCGGGACCGGCTTCGAGGCCGCCGTCGCCCACCGCTTCGGCGCCCTGCCGGCGCGGGGGTTCAGGACCTACGCCCAGGCCTGCTGGCAGCTGTGGCGCGGCTGGGATGCGACGGACCTCACGTGGGAAGCGGAGGTCGCGCCCGTTCCCGCACCGGCCACCCGCGGGGAGCGGCTGCGCGCCGCCTTCCACGGCCCGCAGCCCGAGCTACCCCCCTCCGCCTGGAGCCTGTGCTTCGCGAACCTTCCCACCCACGGAAGCGGCTTGTGGCTGGCCCCCGGCGCCGATCCCACGGACGGCGCCCTCCAGTGGGCGGCGCTGGCGCGGCCGGGCTGGATGGATCTCCTGGCGGAAGTGCCGGACCTGTTCCGGGAAACCGGCCGCACGGCGCTCCGGCGCGAGGGACGGATCCGCCACGCGGTCCTCCGCCTGGAGCGCCCCCTTCCCTGGCATCTGGACGGCGAACCGGCCGGGGAGCGGGACCGCGCCGAACTCACTGTCGAGCCCCGCGCCTTCCGCATGCAGGTGACGGGCGCGTGTCCGTGGACCTGA
- a CDS encoding glycosyltransferase: protein MNLPAPLPLRIAVLIPCFNEEAAIGQVVADFRRALPGATIHVYDNNSTDRTVEVARAAGAFVGTETAQGKGHVVRRMFADIDADVYLMVDGDATYDAASAPRLVERLVGESMDMVVGSRTEMAREAYRKGHRFGNRLLTGAVRVLFGQRFTDILSGYRAFSRRFVKSFPALSGGFEIETELTVHALELSMPVAEVPTPYGARPEGSASKLRTYADGLRILRLIAALYRNEKPLQFFSILAGLLAAAAVALSVPVFLTYFATGLVPRFPTAILCTGLMTVSALGFTCGLILDTVTRGRKELKRLAYLAIPPVGRP, encoded by the coding sequence ATGAACCTTCCCGCTCCCCTGCCCCTCCGGATCGCGGTGCTCATCCCCTGCTTCAACGAGGAAGCGGCGATCGGCCAGGTGGTGGCGGATTTCCGCCGGGCCCTGCCGGGCGCGACCATCCACGTCTACGACAACAATTCGACGGACCGGACCGTCGAGGTGGCGCGGGCGGCGGGCGCCTTCGTGGGCACGGAGACCGCCCAGGGCAAGGGCCACGTCGTCCGGCGGATGTTCGCGGACATCGACGCCGACGTCTACCTGATGGTGGACGGGGACGCCACCTACGACGCCGCCAGCGCCCCCCGGCTGGTGGAACGGCTGGTCGGCGAAAGCATGGACATGGTGGTGGGATCGCGGACGGAGATGGCGCGGGAGGCCTACCGAAAGGGCCACCGCTTCGGGAACCGGCTGCTCACCGGCGCGGTGCGCGTCCTGTTCGGCCAGCGCTTCACGGACATCCTGTCGGGCTACCGCGCCTTCTCCCGCCGCTTCGTGAAGAGCTTCCCGGCGCTGTCCGGCGGCTTCGAGATCGAGACGGAACTGACGGTCCACGCGTTGGAGCTCTCCATGCCCGTGGCGGAAGTCCCCACGCCCTACGGCGCCCGCCCTGAGGGCTCCGCCAGCAAGCTGCGGACCTACGCGGACGGGTTGCGGATCCTGCGGCTGATCGCCGCCCTCTACCGCAACGAGAAGCCCCTCCAGTTCTTCTCCATCCTGGCGGGCCTGCTGGCCGCCGCGGCCGTGGCCCTGTCCGTCCCGGTCTTCCTCACCTACTTCGCCACGGGGCTGGTGCCGCGGTTTCCCACCGCCATCCTGTGCACGGGGCTGATGACCGTGTCGGCCCTGGGCTTCACCTGCGGCCTGATCCTCGACACCGTGACGCGGGGCCGGAAGGAGCTGAAGCGGCTCGCCTACCTCGCCATCCCGCCGGTGGGCCGCCCGTGA
- a CDS encoding RluA family pseudouridine synthase: protein MAIKKWTFTVDPGEANLRLDQLIAQRTDLSRRTAREALKLGGVQVDRKRTRVAGRLAKPGAEVRVAYDPDLPPVPDVAIPVVYEDAWILAVDKPAGLATQGTWATDRHDLLALLKTQRPDLKPFLHHRLDQGTSGLLVLAKDPKANPGLATAFASRELEKLYLARISEPLDACTVEAPIGRRRGADPGRFGCEGDLIDPKSARTDFRPATAEETAGLAPGHYVVARIHTGRTHQIRVHLAHLGRPVLGDALYGGASSDRIWLHAWRLGLKHPITGEDLRLEAPPARFRA from the coding sequence ATGGCGATCAAGAAATGGACGTTCACGGTGGATCCCGGCGAGGCGAACCTGCGCCTGGACCAGCTCATCGCCCAGCGCACGGACCTGTCCCGCCGGACGGCGCGGGAAGCCCTGAAGCTGGGCGGCGTCCAGGTGGACCGCAAGCGGACGCGCGTCGCCGGCAGGTTGGCGAAGCCCGGCGCCGAGGTCCGCGTGGCTTACGATCCGGACCTGCCGCCGGTGCCGGACGTGGCCATTCCCGTGGTGTACGAGGACGCCTGGATCCTGGCCGTGGACAAGCCCGCGGGCCTGGCCACCCAGGGCACCTGGGCCACGGACCGCCACGACCTCCTGGCCCTGCTCAAGACCCAGCGGCCCGACCTGAAGCCCTTCCTCCACCATCGCCTGGACCAGGGCACTTCGGGCCTGCTGGTCCTCGCCAAGGATCCCAAGGCCAATCCCGGCCTCGCGACGGCCTTCGCCTCCCGGGAACTGGAGAAGCTCTATTTGGCGCGGATCTCGGAGCCCCTGGACGCCTGCACCGTGGAGGCCCCCATCGGCCGCCGGCGGGGCGCCGATCCCGGCCGCTTCGGGTGCGAGGGGGATCTGATCGACCCCAAATCCGCCCGCACGGATTTCCGCCCGGCCACTGCGGAGGAGACCGCCGGGCTGGCGCCGGGCCACTACGTCGTCGCCCGCATCCACACGGGCCGCACCCACCAGATCCGCGTCCACCTCGCGCACCTGGGCCGCCCCGTTCTTGGCGACGCGCTCTATGGCGGCGCCTCCTCGGACCGCATCTGGCTCCACGCCTGGCGGCTGGGGCTCAAGCACCCCATTACCGGCGAGGACCTCCGCCTGGAGGCGCCGCCCGCCCGCTTCCGCGCCTGA
- a CDS encoding C45 family autoproteolytic acyltransferase/hydolase — protein sequence MIRSLRAGLLMALATLAAVAADLPVSGWALKPGSTAKAAGLRLEAAAEGSEAVLASAPVALQVGELYRLSATIRAEGVKADALARYPTPLGACLAMESFPFTNASQSVAGTSERKVSVLFLATSPSDRVQLHLGRNGKATGAAAFSAVKLEKVEDITEFIPMQTVRWAGKGFRYEMGGWTFLHIEGAPYARGRQHGELMADEIVRYVTKLGVLKNAADPVRGWNDQRQTADALFFRKYDVEYLEEMKGITDGAVKAGAKFKGRDLDLLDIVTLNSAVDMSSLQDGLAHAPNPLTGRTFMTGDDEAAKGGEGDHCSSFVATKGATKSGRFIFTQMFMWNGYTGTEWNVMLDIVPEKGKRLVMQTFAGGIHSGTDWYLNASGLVMGETTVGQTPFNADGTPQSNRIRKAAQYAGGIDEAAAILFKQNNGLYTNDWTMADAKTDEGACFLLGTEKTKLWRTGSKGKAADTPGGHRDFIWANNNNRDPEVRGEYVSNPDNAPADLAFNTWNRDIAFQEAFRTYGKGGFDIDSATRLMATSPINRPHACDAKLTTAEMAEKLVFIAHQGKTTLREKMVGGRWIADLPGATPHLTHGYTAFSPIWITEKLQAAKAAWKPEKPAKAAPAPDVAAVKEAFSYDAKGLWTGTVRPASDADNWFVSGSAAYWQQLKNLPGVPAKAYEAQAAALADLTTRHLWLDAKEGAQAPAATATDYGRYGAYQIPRIRGAFALHQLRLHLGNAAFARAMGAVQSRYAGKAASTSQILKALSDGAGKDVSPILKPWIERADLPAPRVRAHVEKAGEAFEVKVEVEQTGAAYPFIAFASLETDKGARLERLEVKDAKASFTLRSDARPTRLAFNTGNDVPLARGNFWVPGNLLDDWSAGLLVVGTGREIEAQRTLALNYREVLADNMTEVLLPLKPDAEVSDADLAASDLVVFGGPADNGVLARLQAEGRLPFQAGPGWFAWQGRTYGRPDDGLFAAFPNPWNPKRMMTVILANSRVQQWAMTKALPRGLPGWAVYRGSEIQVKGHAEPGGFSIELKP from the coding sequence ATGATCCGATCGCTTCGCGCTGGCCTGCTGATGGCCCTGGCGACCCTGGCCGCCGTGGCCGCCGACCTTCCCGTGTCGGGATGGGCGCTGAAGCCCGGATCCACGGCGAAGGCCGCGGGCCTCCGGCTGGAAGCCGCGGCGGAGGGCTCCGAAGCCGTCCTCGCGTCGGCGCCCGTGGCGCTCCAGGTCGGCGAGCTGTACCGCCTCAGCGCCACCATCCGCGCCGAAGGCGTGAAGGCCGACGCCCTGGCGCGGTATCCCACGCCCCTCGGCGCCTGCCTGGCCATGGAGAGCTTCCCCTTCACCAACGCGTCCCAGAGCGTGGCCGGCACGTCGGAACGGAAGGTGTCCGTCCTGTTCCTCGCCACCAGCCCCAGCGACCGCGTCCAACTCCATCTCGGGCGGAACGGAAAGGCCACGGGCGCCGCGGCCTTCAGCGCCGTGAAGCTGGAGAAGGTGGAGGACATCACCGAGTTCATCCCGATGCAGACCGTGCGGTGGGCCGGGAAGGGCTTCCGCTACGAGATGGGCGGCTGGACCTTCCTGCACATTGAGGGCGCGCCCTACGCCCGGGGCCGCCAGCACGGCGAGCTGATGGCCGACGAGATCGTCCGCTACGTCACCAAGCTGGGCGTGCTGAAGAACGCCGCCGATCCCGTGCGCGGCTGGAACGACCAGCGGCAGACGGCGGACGCCCTGTTCTTCAGGAAATACGACGTGGAGTACCTGGAGGAGATGAAGGGCATCACCGACGGCGCGGTGAAGGCGGGCGCCAAGTTCAAGGGCCGCGACCTCGACCTGCTGGACATCGTGACGCTGAACAGCGCCGTGGACATGAGCTCCCTCCAGGACGGCCTGGCCCACGCGCCGAATCCGCTCACGGGCCGCACCTTCATGACCGGCGACGACGAGGCGGCCAAGGGCGGCGAGGGCGACCACTGCTCGTCCTTCGTGGCCACCAAGGGCGCCACGAAATCCGGCCGGTTCATCTTCACCCAGATGTTCATGTGGAATGGCTACACGGGCACCGAGTGGAACGTGATGCTCGACATCGTTCCCGAGAAGGGAAAGCGCCTGGTGATGCAGACCTTCGCCGGCGGCATCCACAGCGGCACCGACTGGTATCTCAATGCCAGCGGGCTGGTGATGGGCGAGACCACGGTGGGCCAGACGCCCTTCAACGCCGACGGCACACCCCAGAGCAACCGCATCCGCAAGGCCGCCCAGTACGCCGGCGGCATCGACGAGGCCGCGGCCATCCTGTTCAAGCAGAACAACGGCCTCTACACCAACGACTGGACCATGGCCGACGCCAAGACCGACGAGGGCGCCTGCTTCCTGCTGGGCACGGAGAAGACGAAGCTGTGGCGCACCGGCAGCAAGGGCAAGGCGGCGGACACGCCGGGCGGCCACCGCGACTTCATCTGGGCCAACAACAACAACCGCGATCCCGAGGTCCGGGGCGAGTACGTCTCCAATCCCGACAACGCCCCGGCGGACCTGGCCTTCAACACCTGGAACCGCGACATCGCCTTCCAGGAGGCCTTCCGGACCTACGGCAAGGGCGGGTTCGACATCGATTCCGCCACGCGCCTGATGGCCACGAGCCCCATCAACCGGCCCCACGCCTGCGACGCCAAGCTGACCACCGCCGAGATGGCGGAGAAGCTGGTGTTCATCGCCCACCAGGGCAAGACCACCCTGCGGGAGAAGATGGTGGGCGGGCGGTGGATCGCTGATCTGCCCGGCGCCACGCCGCACCTGACCCACGGCTACACCGCCTTCAGCCCCATCTGGATCACCGAGAAGCTCCAGGCCGCGAAGGCCGCCTGGAAGCCGGAGAAGCCCGCCAAGGCGGCGCCCGCGCCCGACGTGGCCGCGGTGAAGGAGGCCTTCTCCTATGACGCCAAGGGGCTGTGGACGGGTACCGTCCGGCCCGCGTCGGACGCCGACAACTGGTTCGTCAGCGGATCCGCGGCCTACTGGCAGCAGCTGAAGAACCTGCCCGGCGTTCCCGCGAAGGCCTACGAGGCGCAGGCCGCGGCCCTCGCCGACCTCACCACCCGCCACCTGTGGCTGGACGCCAAGGAAGGCGCCCAGGCCCCCGCCGCCACCGCCACGGACTACGGCCGCTACGGCGCCTACCAGATCCCCCGCATCCGCGGCGCGTTCGCGCTGCACCAGCTCCGCCTCCACCTGGGCAATGCCGCCTTCGCCAGGGCCATGGGCGCCGTCCAGAGCCGCTACGCCGGCAAGGCGGCCTCCACCTCCCAGATCCTGAAGGCGCTCTCCGACGGCGCGGGGAAGGACGTTTCCCCGATCCTGAAGCCCTGGATCGAGCGGGCCGACCTGCCGGCGCCCAGGGTGCGGGCCCACGTCGAGAAGGCGGGCGAGGCCTTCGAGGTGAAGGTCGAGGTCGAACAGACCGGCGCCGCCTATCCCTTCATCGCTTTCGCGAGCCTGGAAACCGACAAGGGCGCCCGGCTGGAGCGGCTGGAGGTGAAGGACGCGAAGGCCTCGTTCACCCTCCGCAGCGACGCGAGACCCACCCGCCTGGCTTTCAACACCGGGAACGACGTGCCGCTGGCCCGGGGCAACTTCTGGGTGCCCGGCAACCTGCTGGACGACTGGAGCGCCGGGCTGCTGGTGGTCGGCACGGGCCGCGAGATCGAGGCCCAGCGCACCCTCGCACTGAACTACCGCGAAGTCCTGGCTGACAACATGACCGAGGTGCTGCTGCCCCTGAAGCCCGACGCGGAAGTGAGCGACGCGGATCTCGCCGCCAGTGACCTGGTGGTGTTCGGCGGCCCCGCCGACAACGGTGTCCTGGCCCGCCTCCAGGCCGAGGGCAGGCTTCCCTTCCAGGCTGGCCCCGGCTGGTTCGCGTGGCAGGGCCGCACCTACGGCCGCCCCGACGACGGCCTGTTCGCCGCCTTCCCCAACCCCTGGAACCCCAAGCGGATGATGACGGTCATCCTCGCCAACAGCCGCGTCCAGCAGTGGGCCATGACCAAAGCCCTCCCCCGCGGCCTGCCCGGCTGGGCCGTCTACCGGGGAAGCGAAATCCAGGTGAAGGGACACGCCGAGCCCGGCGGCTTCTCGATCGAGCTCAAGCCCTGA
- a CDS encoding type II restriction endonuclease, which yields MHRTWFLGEDRLKAFRTIRRGVQTVVDDILAGRFPQDYRGSSLEVVMMAITEQKQVFQGAAHAFYWKPKLRIPDIYEDRANQLAFARFLSEVLHATKEDQILQAIATLDRLRIKGLGPAAANILYFLHPTLVPPFNTAILNGFNALTGARLRLGSWADYLTLRAAILELNAGHLPLFSKDLGAFCGLLFEIGIGKVATEGSVEAALAFEAKKREKVLEKRHREVEEDAEEIGAHARMQAHLLRIGQSVGYQVWVARNDRSVPCHYGGTLGEQSLPALPLEGLSPEVRGTIELIDVLWLQNGNVTCAFEVEKSTSIYSGILRLQDLSLSLPEPAPHLYLIAPDAREGEVRAQLARPAFAQLRNRPGLITFRDLEDHCEAICRFGADRDVLRRLAKVV from the coding sequence GTGCATCGGACGTGGTTCCTCGGCGAGGACCGGTTGAAGGCGTTTCGCACGATCCGCCGGGGCGTGCAGACCGTGGTGGATGACATCCTGGCGGGGCGGTTCCCCCAGGACTACCGCGGCTCCAGCCTGGAAGTGGTGATGATGGCCATCACCGAACAGAAGCAGGTGTTCCAGGGGGCGGCCCACGCCTTCTACTGGAAGCCCAAGCTGCGGATCCCGGACATCTACGAGGACCGGGCCAACCAGCTCGCCTTCGCCCGTTTCCTGTCGGAGGTCCTGCACGCGACGAAGGAAGACCAGATCCTCCAGGCGATCGCGACCCTCGACCGCCTGCGGATCAAGGGACTGGGTCCCGCCGCGGCGAACATCCTCTACTTCCTGCATCCGACGCTGGTTCCCCCCTTCAACACCGCGATCCTGAACGGCTTCAATGCCCTGACGGGAGCGCGTCTGAGGCTGGGATCCTGGGCGGACTATCTGACGCTGCGCGCCGCCATCCTGGAGTTGAACGCCGGCCATCTACCCCTCTTCTCGAAGGATCTGGGTGCCTTCTGCGGCCTGCTGTTCGAGATCGGAATCGGGAAGGTCGCCACGGAGGGCTCGGTGGAAGCGGCCCTGGCCTTTGAAGCGAAGAAACGCGAAAAGGTGCTCGAGAAGCGGCATCGGGAAGTCGAGGAGGACGCCGAGGAAATCGGGGCCCATGCCCGCATGCAGGCCCATCTCCTGCGCATCGGCCAGTCCGTCGGGTACCAGGTGTGGGTGGCCCGGAACGATCGCAGCGTCCCCTGCCACTACGGCGGCACGTTGGGCGAGCAGTCGCTTCCTGCCCTTCCGTTGGAGGGCCTGTCCCCGGAGGTCCGCGGCACCATCGAACTGATCGATGTGCTCTGGCTCCAGAACGGCAACGTGACCTGCGCCTTCGAGGTGGAGAAAAGCACCTCGATCTATTCCGGCATCCTGCGGCTGCAGGACCTGAGCCTGTCGCTGCCGGAACCGGCGCCCCACCTGTATCTGATCGCTCCCGACGCCCGGGAGGGCGAGGTGCGGGCCCAGCTCGCGCGCCCCGCTTTCGCCCAGCTTCGGAACCGGCCCGGCCTCATCACCTTCAGGGACTTGGAGGACCACTGCGAGGCCATCTGCCGCTTCGGGGCCGACCGGGACGTGCTCCGCCGGCTGGCCAAGGTGGTCTGA
- a CDS encoding Rrf2 family transcriptional regulator — MKASAKGRYGLQFMVDLALHAGRGPVQVEASAGRQDLPPKFLRVLLGPLKAAGLVKVQRGPSGGCELARHPSHITALDVLEALEGRLGGGSPLALDAPAGARAVRDLWTRTTDAARTVLRTTTLADLAAKQQALEVDSHGYSI, encoded by the coding sequence ATGAAGGCGTCGGCAAAGGGGCGGTACGGGCTCCAGTTCATGGTGGATCTCGCCCTCCACGCGGGCCGCGGCCCCGTGCAGGTGGAGGCCTCCGCCGGCCGCCAGGATCTGCCGCCCAAATTCCTGCGCGTCCTCCTGGGTCCCCTCAAGGCCGCCGGATTGGTGAAGGTCCAGCGCGGCCCCAGCGGCGGCTGCGAGCTGGCCCGGCACCCCAGCCACATCACCGCCCTGGACGTGCTGGAGGCCCTGGAAGGCCGCCTCGGCGGCGGCAGTCCCCTGGCCCTGGACGCCCCCGCCGGCGCCCGCGCCGTCCGCGACCTCTGGACCCGCACCACCGACGCAGCGCGGACCGTCCTCCGCACCACCACCCTCGCCGACCTCGCCGCCAAACAGCAGGCGCTGGAGGTGGACAGCCACGGGTACTCGATCTGA
- the cysK gene encoding cysteine synthase A has product MARPTDRPNRVEHAYELVGYTPVVRLNRVVPEGSAKVYVKLESANPGGSVKDRIALSMVEDAEKRGALKAGMTLLEATSGNTGIGLAFVAAAKGYKITLVMPDTMTLERRALLKAYGAELVLTPGSGGMKAAVDKAQELADADPSYFLVRQFDNPANPDVHRRTTALEILEQVPELDAFVAGVGTGGTVTGVGEILAQKKPGTLVVAVEPETSPLLSTGQAGPHKIQGIGPNFVPGILNRQAFQRIRPVGYDDAIATARRLAREEGLLTGISTGAIVFAALEVAKELGAGKTVVAVLCDTGERYLTHPLFAEIDGPAI; this is encoded by the coding sequence ATGGCCCGGCCCACTGATCGTCCCAACCGCGTCGAGCACGCCTACGAGCTGGTGGGCTACACGCCCGTCGTCCGGCTCAACCGCGTGGTGCCGGAAGGTTCCGCCAAGGTCTACGTGAAGCTGGAGAGCGCCAATCCCGGCGGCAGCGTGAAGGACCGCATCGCCCTGAGCATGGTGGAGGACGCGGAGAAGCGCGGCGCGCTGAAGGCCGGCATGACGCTGCTGGAAGCCACCAGCGGAAACACGGGCATCGGCTTGGCGTTCGTGGCCGCCGCCAAGGGCTACAAGATCACCCTGGTGATGCCGGACACCATGACCCTGGAACGCCGCGCCCTGCTGAAGGCCTACGGCGCGGAGCTGGTGCTGACGCCCGGCTCCGGCGGGATGAAGGCCGCGGTGGACAAGGCCCAGGAGCTGGCGGACGCCGATCCTTCCTACTTCCTGGTGCGGCAGTTCGACAACCCCGCCAATCCCGACGTCCACCGCCGCACCACCGCGCTGGAGATCCTGGAGCAGGTGCCCGAGTTGGACGCCTTCGTGGCCGGCGTGGGCACCGGCGGCACCGTGACGGGCGTGGGCGAGATCCTGGCCCAGAAGAAACCCGGAACCCTCGTCGTGGCCGTGGAGCCCGAGACCTCGCCCCTGCTCAGCACCGGGCAGGCCGGCCCCCACAAGATCCAGGGCATCGGCCCCAACTTCGTGCCGGGCATCCTGAACCGGCAGGCCTTCCAGCGCATCCGCCCCGTGGGCTACGACGACGCCATCGCCACGGCCCGGCGCCTGGCGCGGGAAGAGGGCCTGCTCACCGGGATCAGCACCGGCGCCATCGTGTTCGCAGCCCTGGAAGTGGCGAAGGAGCTGGGCGCGGGCAAGACGGTGGTCGCGGTCCTGTGCGACACCGGCGAGCGCTACCTGACCCATCCGCTGTTCGCGGAGATCGACGGGCCCGCCATCTGA
- a CDS encoding CAP domain-containing protein, which yields MGLAALVFATLALGAQAPPQEKATAFERAVVQEMSDARARPRAYAAHLRELRPYFEGALWKRPDRVPLRTEEGVAALDEAVAFLESLQPMGPLRFNEGLARAARAHARDIGPRGSLDHAGADGSSLSARLNRLGAWHGLIAENIATYEDDPRQVVLQLIIDDGVASRGHRRSLFNPDLHQAGAGVAPHRQYRTIIVIDYADGFVERR from the coding sequence ATGGGGCTGGCCGCGCTGGTGTTCGCGACGCTGGCGCTGGGCGCCCAGGCGCCGCCCCAGGAGAAGGCCACGGCCTTCGAGCGGGCGGTGGTGCAGGAGATGAGCGACGCCCGGGCGCGGCCCCGGGCGTACGCGGCCCATCTGCGGGAGCTGCGTCCCTACTTCGAGGGCGCGCTGTGGAAACGGCCGGACCGCGTGCCCCTGCGGACCGAGGAAGGGGTGGCGGCGCTTGATGAGGCCGTGGCCTTTCTCGAATCCCTCCAGCCCATGGGGCCCTTGCGCTTCAACGAGGGCCTGGCGAGGGCCGCGCGGGCCCATGCCCGGGACATCGGTCCCCGGGGCAGCCTCGACCACGCGGGGGCGGACGGCAGCTCGCTGTCGGCGCGGCTGAACCGTTTGGGGGCGTGGCACGGGCTGATCGCCGAGAACATCGCCACCTACGAGGACGACCCGCGCCAGGTGGTCCTCCAACTGATCATCGACGACGGGGTGGCGTCCCGCGGTCACCGCCGGAGCCTCTTCAATCCGGATCTCCACCAGGCCGGGGCGGGCGTCGCGCCCCATCGCCAGTACCGCACGATCATCGTCATCGACTACGCGGACGGCTTCGTGGAGCGACGCTGA